Within Thermovirga sp., the genomic segment AGTTTCTTCAGGTCTTCGCTATTCAGAATCCTGATCTTGTACATTCTTTCAACCCCTTCCAGGAGCGTTTACCCTTGTAATAATATACCCCAACTTCCTCAGCAAAAAAGGGCCCCAAAGGGCCCTTGAGTTTAGGTTTACAGTTTTACAGAAGTGCCTTCAACACCGCCAGGGCGGAATCGTAGTCGGGTGGTGTCGTCGCCTCAGGCACGATTTCCTTGTAGCGGAGGACATTGTCCCGGTCGACGATGAACACCGACCTTGCGAGCAGGCGGAGTTCCTTGATGAGAACTCCCCATCCCCGTCCGAATGAGGCATCACGGTGGTCCGAAAAGACCTCGATTGAATCAATCCCCCCGGCAATGCAGAATCGATTGATGGCAAAGGGAAGGTCCATGCTGATGTTGAGCACAGCAACGTAGCCGGGTAGCGATGCCGCTTCCTCGTTGAACCAGTGGGCCTGGAGATCACATACCGGTGTGTCGAGTGAGGGGGTGACCGATATAACCTTTACCTTGCCCTCGAAATCGCCGAGGGACACCTCATTGAGAGACCGGTCCAGGACCGTGAAATCCGGCACCCTTTCCCC encodes:
- the tpx gene encoding thiol peroxidase; protein product: MERKGIVTMKGAPVTLLGPELAIGERVPDFTVLDRSLNEVSLGDFEGKVKVISVTPSLDTPVCDLQAHWFNEEAASLPGYVAVLNISMDLPFAINRFCIAGGIDSIEVFSDHRDASFGRGWGVLIKELRLLARSVFIVDRDNVLRYKEIVPEATTPPDYDSALAVLKALL